Genomic DNA from Nonomuraea rubra:
GTGCGCGACGGCAGCAACGTACGCGACCTGCTGCTGGGCGTGGCGCCGCCCGCCGTACGGCAGGCGGCGGAGCGGCTCGACGCGGCCGAGCTGGCGATGATGGAGCGCGACGACGAGAAGACGCAGATGCGTTACGCGCAGGCCATCAGCGACTACACCGACGCCGGCGGCTACGACATCGAGGTGCTCTGGGACACCTGTACGGTGTCCGCCCTCGGCGTGCCCTTCGAAAGGGTGAAATATCGGGACGTGTCGACGCTGTCGGGCGGCGAGCAGAAGCGCCTGGTCCTGGAAGCGCTGCTGCGCGGCCCCGACCAGACCCTGCTGCTCGACGAGCCCGACAACTACCTCGACGTCCCCGGCAAGGAGTGGCTGGAGCAGCAGCTCAAGGAGACGCCCAAGACCGTGCTGCTGGTCAGCCACGACCGCCAGCTCCTGGCCAACGCCGCCGACCGCATCATCACCGTCGAGTCCGGCAACATCTGGATCCACGGCGGCGGCTTCGCCACGTACGCCGAGGCCCGCAAGGCCCGCAACGAGCGCCTCGACGAGCTGCGCAGGCGCTGGGACGAGGAGCACGCCAAGCTCAAGGCCCTGGTCAACATGCTGAAGAACAAGGCGCGTTACAACGACGGCATGGCCCCGGCCTACCACGCGGCCCAGACGCGGCTGCGCAAGTTCGAGGAGGCCGGCCCGCCCGAGGTGGCGCCGAGCGACCAAAACATCAGGATGCGCCTGCGCGGCGGCCGCACGGGCAAGCGCGCGGTGATCTGCGAGGGGCTGGAGCTCACCGGCCTGATGCGCCCGTTCGACCTGGAGGTCTGGTACGGCGAGCGCGTCGCGGTCCTCGGCTCCAACGGCTCGGGCAAGTCCCACTTCCTGCGGCTGCTGGCGGGCGAGCCGGTCGCCCACGAGGGCGGCGCCAGGCTGGGCGCCCGGGTGGTCCCCGGCCACTTCGCCCAGACCCACGCCCGCCCCGACCTGCTCGGCCGCACCCCAGTCGAGATCGTCATGACCGAGCACGCCAGGCTCAAGAACGAGGCCATGAAGATCCTGGCCCGCTACGAGCTGGCCGGGCTGATCGCCGAGCAGCGCTTCGACACGCTGTCGGGCGGGCAGCAGGCACGCCTGCAGATCCTGCTGCTGGAGCTGTCGGGGGCCACGCTGCTGCTGCTCGACGAGCCGACCGACAACCTCGACCTGGCCAGCGCGGAGGCGCTGCAGGCGGGCCTGGAGGCGTTCGACGGCACGGTGCTGGCGGTCACCCACGACCGGTGGTTCGCCTCCGACTTCGACCGCTACCTGGTGTTCGGCTCCGACGGCACGGTTTACGAGTCGCCCGAGCCGGTCTGGGACGAGTCGCGGGTGGTGCGCCAGCGTTAAAGGTTCGGTACGGCTGGCGCGTGTCCCGCCCCTTCCGGGCCCATGTTCGGGTTATCACGGCAAAGTGATGCCGCGCAGCCGTACCGTCAGCCTTCTTGTCGCACTGGGGGCGATCTCCTTGTCCGCGTGTGCGAGCGAGGAGAAGCCAGTCCAGCAGCTCAAGCCGCTCGCTCTCAAGGAGCAGGCCTCCAACATCGTCAAGTCCGCCGACGGGTACGCCGTCACCTGGGCGGGCGTGCTCAGCAACGCCAACCCGTGGCACTTCGGCGAGCACGTGGTGGCCACGATCGTCGGGCACGACGCCCGGGGCGCCGAGGTGGTCAGGATGGACCAGCCGCTCGACGCCGTGCCGCCGGGCGGGTCGCTGGCCTTCACCGGCCAGGCGAACGCCACCCAGAAGCCGGCGAAGGTGACGATCCAGTACCGCCCGGCGCAGTGGCGGCAGGCGGCGCGGATCGCGTCGGCGTTCCAGCGGTTCCCGACCTCACGTGTCCAGACAATGCGCCAGAAAGATGGCACGTACCTTATTACGGGATATATAGACAATCCTTATCAAATCCCGGCGAGCACTCTGGTCGTGAACGCGTTGCTGCGCGACAAGGCGGGCAAACTGCTCGGCGGTGGCAGCACGTTCGTGGACGAGGTGGAGGCGGGCAGCCCGCCGCGCTTCATCCTCACGGTGAGCGGCCTGCCGAAGGGCGCCGACATCGGCGCCACCGAGATCACCGCCAGGACCTGGGGGTCCACCGGCCGCCCGTACGAGGAGCTGGCGCTCGGCGGGGCCGTTCCGGTGCACACGGTCAAGCCGACGAGCGAGCCGTTCGCGGTGGACCGCAGCACCCAGATCGTCTCGGAATATAAGCAGTGATTTCCGCAAATTTCGGGCCATCGGCCCTGACCGCCCGCATTATCCGTACGAATTTCGGCGGCTTCGCCAGACAAGCCATGCCATCGGCGTGAACAGGTAGAACTACTAGTTACCGATCCATTACCTTCAGTCACATGAATGACCGCGTCCTGGTCGAAGCACTCCGCGCCCGTGATCCAGGAGCACTGTCCGCGCTCTATGACGCCCACGCGGAGAGCGTCTACCGCTACTGCTGGTCCCTGCTGCTGAGCGCCGAGAGCGCCCAGGTGGCGCTGCGTGACACGCTGATCGCCGCCGAGGCGCACGCGGGCGCGCTCGCCGACCCCGGACGGCTGCGTGCCTGGCTGTACGCGCTGGCCAGGGTCGAGTGCCTGCGCCGCCGCGCCGCCGCGCCACCGGGCGCCGCCGAGGGCCTGGCAGAGGCGCCGCCACTGGACGATCCGGCCGACGCCGACCTGCGCGTCATGGCCTGGAACGCCGTCCAGAGCCTGCCCGTGGCCGAGCGCGAGGTGCTGGAGCTGGTCCACCGGCACGGGCTGCCCGCCGACGAGCTGACCCAGGTCGTCGGCCTCCCGCCGCGCCGCCTCGAGCTGCTCCTGGAGGAGGCGGGCGAGCTCCTGAGCGACGCGATCACGGCCGAGGTCCTGGCCAGGAAGGGGCCGTACGACTGCCCGCGCCGGGCCCGCATCCTGGCGGGCTTCGCGGGCGAGCTGACCCAGGAGATGCGCGAGCACCTGGTCAAGCACCTGCCGCGGTGCGAGACCTGCGCCCCGCACCGCACCCGCGAGGTGTCGCCCGCCAAGGTCTACGAGCTGCTGCCCGGAGCCGTGCTGCCGGACTCGCTGCGCATCAGGGTGATGAGCTGCTTCGCCGACCCCGAGCTGCTGCCGTACCGCCGTTACGTCGCCAGGCGTACGGGTGTGCTGGGAGCCGCCGGGTTTCCCGTTTCAGCGGAGCGGCACGTTCGGCGGTGGCCTCAGGCGCTGGCAGGCGCGCTGGCGGCGGTCGCGGCCGTGGTGGCGATAATGATGATCTTCGATCGGATCGGGAGGGACAACGGTGGAGTCACAGGCATCGCGACGGCCGCGTTCCCGGCGACGGGCGAGCCGCCCGGCATCCGGCTGCCCTGGCAGGCGAACCCGCGGGATGAGCCGCTGACCGTGGTCCCCATCGTCGACAACGCCACCACGAAGCCGCTCGGCTCGCCGTCCCCCTCGACGGCGGCGCCGCCCCCCGCCGTCCCCTCGCACGTGCAGTCGTCGCCGACCAGCGGCCCGCCGCCCACGGAGCCCCCCGACGAGTACGACGAGCCCGACCCCACGGAGCCAGGCCGGCCGTCGGAGCCGCCACCCGGCAGCCCCCCGGAGGAGCCGAAGCCGTCCGACCCGAGCACCCGGACCCCCTGCCCGACCCCGACCCCCACCCCGAGCCAGACCCCCACTCCCACGCCGACCCCCAGCCAGACCCCCACCCCGACCGCCACGCCGACGGAGCCCGCCACCCCCACGCCCACGGAGGAGCCTCCGGGCACGCCCTCGCAGACCACCTCCTGAGGGACCTTTACGTTACGTGTGCGAATAGGCGGGAACTGTGTGCATAGAGTAACCATTGGTTTCAGGGGGACCTATGCGCGCATATCGGGCGGGGCTCCTCGCAGGCTGCCTGCTGGTGAGCCTGTGCCCGCCGGTGGAGGCCGATCGGGGGCCTTCCTCCCGTGATGTCCAGAAGGCCCGGCAGACCGTACGCGAGCGCTCCAAGGAGCTGAGCCGGACGACCGCCGAGCTGGCCACCGCCCAGTCACGCCTGGACGCGCTGGCGGCCGAGGTGGAGCGGCTGGTGGAGGCGTACAACGGGGAGGTCGTCAGGCTGCGGCAGGCCGAGCAGGCCCACCAGCAGGCCGGGATCCGGCTGGCGGCGGCCGACGCCGAGGTGGAGCGGGCCAGGCAGGCCGTGGCGCTGCTGGCGGCGGAGAGCTACGGCGGGCTCGGGACGGTGCACCCGATCGTCGGCATGTTGTCCGACCGGGCCGGCTCGGACGGGTTCCTGCACAGGGCGGGCGTGCTCGGCCACCTCAACGAGGAGCGGGCGGCCGTCCTGGGCCGGATGCGCGACGCCCAGGAGGTCGCCGCGATCCTGCGTGCCCAGGCCGCCGCCGCCCACACGGCCAGGCAGGAGGCCGCGGAACGCGCCCGGCAGGCCAAGCTGGCCGCCGAGGAGGCGGTGCTGAGCCAGCGGCGCGAGACCAGGCAGCTCACGGCACGCAAGGAGAGCCTGCAGCGCGCGGTGGACGCGGCCCGCGGCCGCGCCGAACTGCTGGCCAGGCGGCGCCAGGCGGCGTTGTCGGGGTTGATCGGGGGCGGGTCGGCGATGGGCGACGTGGCGGCGAACTGGGCGCTCACCCAGCTCGGCAAGCCGTACGTGTGGGCTGCCGACGGGCCCGAGACCTACGACTGCTCAGGGCTGTCGATGCGGGCCTGGGAGAAGGCGGGCGTCCGGCTCGATCACTGGACGGGCACCCAGTGGACCTCGGGCCCGCACGTGCCGCTCGACCAGCTACGCCGCGGCGACCTGCTGTTCTTCGCCCACAACGGCGACCCGTCGACCATCCACCACGTCGGGATCTACGTCGGGCGCGACCAGATGGTGCACGCCCCGCAGACCGGCGACGTGGTGCGGGTCGCCTCGATCTGGCGCGGGGACCTGGTGGGCGCCACCAGGCCCCGCTGAGGAGGCCTAGTGGTGGCCCTCCTCCTTGGCGCGGCGGAAGGAGCGCTCGATCTCGGCCTCGGCCTCGATGCGCCCCACCCAGTTGGCGCCCTCGACGGACTTGCCGGGCTCGAGGTCCTTGTAGACCTCGAAGAAGTGCTGGATCTCCAGCCGGTCGAACTCCGACACGTGATGGATGTCCTGGATGTGGTGCATCCGGGGGTCGGTGGACGGCACGCACAGCACCTTGTCGTCACCGCCCTTCTCGTCCGTCATCCGGAACATCCCCACCGCCCGGCACGTGATGTAGCAGCCCGGGAACGTCGGCTCCTGGAGCAGCACCAGCGCGTCGAGCGGGTCGCCGTCCTCGCCGAGGGTGTTCTCGATGAAGCCGTAGTCGGCGGGATACTGCGTGGAGGTGAACAGGAGCCGGTCAAGCCTGATCTTCCCGGTCTCATGGTCCACTTCGTACTTGTTCCGTTGCCCCTTGGGAATCTCAACGACAACGTCGAACTCCACCGCGGTTCCTCCGCTCAGGCCCCCGGGCACCCCCGGCTGGGCGTTAATGTCTCGTAGGCGAACACAGAGAGAGGGCAGGCGACGTGGCGCGGCGCGACCGGTTGGTGATGCTGACCACCCTCGCCGTGCTCCAGGTCCTCACGATCGTCATCGGCGTTTACGCGATGACCACCGAGTTCAGCCTGAGCGCGCTGACGAGCGGGTCTTCACCGACCAAGCCGACGGCGTCACCGGCGGAAGGCACTTCTCCCTCCGTCCCCGTCGTCACCGCGGGGCCTGTGCTGGCCCAGCTCCCGGTGAAGCCCGGAGACGGACCTCTCCCGACTAAGGGTACTTTGACGAAGCAGTTGGCCAGCGCGCTGGGTGACGATGCGCTCGGCGACCGCGTCGGCGTCTCGGTCATCGACACCGTCACCGGGGAGCAGCTCTTCGCCGCCGACCCCGACACCGCCGTCACCCCCGCCTCCACCACCAAGATCATCACCTGTTCCGCGGCCCTGGCCGCGCTGGGTCCCGACACCCGCTTCTCCACCCGGGCCGTCCAGGGCTCCGCGCCCGGCAACGTCGTCCTCGTCGGCGGCGGCGACCCCCTCCTCGCGGGCCCCACAGCCAAGCAGGACGGCTACCCCAAGCAGGCCGGCCTCGCCACGCTCGCCGCCCGCACCGCCGCGACGCTCAAGTCCCAGGGCGTACGCAAGGTCACTCTTTCGTACGACACGTCCCTGTTCACCGGCATCGCCAAGGCGCCCGGCTGGAAGTCCAACTACATCCCCGACGGCGAGGTGGCCCCGGTCTACGCCCTGACCATGGACGTCGGCCGCCAGGACCCCCGCTTCCGCAGCCCCCGCGTTCCGAACCCGCCCCAGTACGCCGCCGACGCCTTCGCCAGGCTCCTCACCAAGCAGGGCATCAAGGTCGCCAAGTCCGTACGCCAGACCAAGGCGCCCGCCGGCGCGGCGGAGCTGGGCCGGGTCGACTCCGCCCCCCTCTACGCCCTCGTCGAGCACACCCTCACCCACAGCGACAACGACATGGCCGAGGCCCTGATGCGCCACGTCGCCATCAAGGAGGGACAGGAGGCTTCCTTCAAGGGCGGCGCCAAGGCGGTGGCCACGGTCATGCAGCGGCTCGGGATCGCCCAGGGCGTCTCCCTCGACGACGGCAGCGGCCTGTCCATCCGCAATCGCATCAGCCCCAACGCCCTGGCCAAGGCCATCGCCCTGTCCGGCTCGCCCGCCCACCCCGGCCTGCACGCCGTCGCCTCCGGCATGCCGATCGCCGGCTTCTCCGGCACGCTCGGCAACGGCCGCCGCTTCGTCGGCAGCGACAGCAGGGGCCAGGTCGGCCTCGTACGCGCCAAGACCGGCACGCTCAACAACGTCAACACGCTGGCCGGGCTGGCCACGACGAAGGACGGGCGGCTGGTCACGTACGCGTTCATGGCCGACCGCGTGCCGGTCAACGCCGAACCCGTACTCGACCGGCTCGCCGCCATCGTCGCCCGCTCCTGACCCGGCGCGGCGCGAACGCGTACGGTCTCCTTCGCCCACGCTCGGCGAGAACCACGTACGGTGGACGGTATGCAGGTGATCGACTGGGATCTGGCCGTCACGACCGGCACGCGCCTGGTGCGCCCCGGCCCACAGGTGAGCCGGGAGGAGGCCAGGCAGGCCGTCACCGAGCTCCGCACCCTGTCGCGCGAGGCCGAGGGCCACGTCCGGCAGTTCACCCAAATCCACACCGAGACCGCGCCGCAGCCGGCCACCATCGTCGACCGGCCCGGCTGGATCAAGGCCAACGTCCAGGGCTTCCGCGTGGTCCTCGAACCGCTCACGCAGCGGATGAGCGCCGGCGCCAACCAGGCTCCGGCCATCGTCACCGCCGTGGGCTCCCGCATCACGGGCGTCGAGGTCGGCGCCGTCCTGGCCTTCCTCGCCTCCCGCGTGCTCGGCCAGTACGAGCTCTTCCTCCCGCCCGACCCCACCGGCCAGGAGCCGGTCGGCCGGCTGACGCTCGTCGCGCCCAACATCGTCCACGCCGAGCGCGAGATGAACGTCAACCCCCACGACTTCCGCCTGTGGGTCTGCCTCCACGAGGAGACGCACCGGGTGCAGTTCACCGGGGTGACGTGGCTGCGCGAGTACGTGCGCTCGCAGATGACCGAGTTCCTGCTCGCCTCCGACCTCGACCTGCCCACCCTCCTCGAACGCCTCCGCAACGCCGCCGACACGGTGGCCGACGTGGTGCGCGGCGGCGAGGGCAACCTCATCGACGCCATCCAGTCGCCGGGCCAGAAAGAGATCCTCGACCGCCTCACCGCCGTCATGACCCTCGTGGAGGGCCACGGCGACTACGTCATGGACGCGGTGGGCCCGTCGGTGGTGCCGTCGGTGGCCGAGAT
This window encodes:
- a CDS encoding zinc-dependent metalloprotease, which codes for MQVIDWDLAVTTGTRLVRPGPQVSREEARQAVTELRTLSREAEGHVRQFTQIHTETAPQPATIVDRPGWIKANVQGFRVVLEPLTQRMSAGANQAPAIVTAVGSRITGVEVGAVLAFLASRVLGQYELFLPPDPTGQEPVGRLTLVAPNIVHAEREMNVNPHDFRLWVCLHEETHRVQFTGVTWLREYVRSQMTEFLLASDLDLPTLLERLRNAADTVADVVRGGEGNLIDAIQSPGQKEILDRLTAVMTLVEGHGDYVMDAVGPSVVPSVAEIRSKFAQRREGGSRLDRTVRRLLGIEVKMKQYAEGSAFVRTVVDRVGMDGFNKVWTSPETLPTTQEIADPTAWISRVIGTPALPA
- a CDS encoding RNA polymerase sigma factor; this encodes MNDRVLVEALRARDPGALSALYDAHAESVYRYCWSLLLSAESAQVALRDTLIAAEAHAGALADPGRLRAWLYALARVECLRRRAAAPPGAAEGLAEAPPLDDPADADLRVMAWNAVQSLPVAEREVLELVHRHGLPADELTQVVGLPPRRLELLLEEAGELLSDAITAEVLARKGPYDCPRRARILAGFAGELTQEMREHLVKHLPRCETCAPHRTREVSPAKVYELLPGAVLPDSLRIRVMSCFADPELLPYRRYVARRTGVLGAAGFPVSAERHVRRWPQALAGALAAVAAVVAIMMIFDRIGRDNGGVTGIATAAFPATGEPPGIRLPWQANPRDEPLTVVPIVDNATTKPLGSPSPSTAAPPPAVPSHVQSSPTSGPPPTEPPDEYDEPDPTEPGRPSEPPPGSPPEEPKPSDPSTRTPCPTPTPTPSQTPTPTPTPSQTPTPTATPTEPATPTPTEEPPGTPSQTTS
- a CDS encoding ABC-F family ATP-binding cassette domain-containing protein, which translates into the protein MGHVEVGHLTYVLPDGRPLLNDVSFRIGEGVKAALVGPNGAGKTTLMRLIAGDVQPVEGSVASSGGLGVMRQFIGSVRDGSNVRDLLLGVAPPAVRQAAERLDAAELAMMERDDEKTQMRYAQAISDYTDAGGYDIEVLWDTCTVSALGVPFERVKYRDVSTLSGGEQKRLVLEALLRGPDQTLLLDEPDNYLDVPGKEWLEQQLKETPKTVLLVSHDRQLLANAADRIITVESGNIWIHGGGFATYAEARKARNERLDELRRRWDEEHAKLKALVNMLKNKARYNDGMAPAYHAAQTRLRKFEEAGPPEVAPSDQNIRMRLRGGRTGKRAVICEGLELTGLMRPFDLEVWYGERVAVLGSNGSGKSHFLRLLAGEPVAHEGGARLGARVVPGHFAQTHARPDLLGRTPVEIVMTEHARLKNEAMKILARYELAGLIAEQRFDTLSGGQQARLQILLLELSGATLLLLDEPTDNLDLASAEALQAGLEAFDGTVLAVTHDRWFASDFDRYLVFGSDGTVYESPEPVWDESRVVRQR
- a CDS encoding C40 family peptidase, producing MRAYRAGLLAGCLLVSLCPPVEADRGPSSRDVQKARQTVRERSKELSRTTAELATAQSRLDALAAEVERLVEAYNGEVVRLRQAEQAHQQAGIRLAAADAEVERARQAVALLAAESYGGLGTVHPIVGMLSDRAGSDGFLHRAGVLGHLNEERAAVLGRMRDAQEVAAILRAQAAAAHTARQEAAERARQAKLAAEEAVLSQRRETRQLTARKESLQRAVDAARGRAELLARRRQAALSGLIGGGSAMGDVAANWALTQLGKPYVWAADGPETYDCSGLSMRAWEKAGVRLDHWTGTQWTSGPHVPLDQLRRGDLLFFAHNGDPSTIHHVGIYVGRDQMVHAPQTGDVVRVASIWRGDLVGATRPR
- a CDS encoding inorganic diphosphatase gives rise to the protein MEFDVVVEIPKGQRNKYEVDHETGKIRLDRLLFTSTQYPADYGFIENTLGEDGDPLDALVLLQEPTFPGCYITCRAVGMFRMTDEKGGDDKVLCVPSTDPRMHHIQDIHHVSEFDRLEIQHFFEVYKDLEPGKSVEGANWVGRIEAEAEIERSFRRAKEEGHH
- the dacB gene encoding D-alanyl-D-alanine carboxypeptidase/D-alanyl-D-alanine endopeptidase, with product MLTTLAVLQVLTIVIGVYAMTTEFSLSALTSGSSPTKPTASPAEGTSPSVPVVTAGPVLAQLPVKPGDGPLPTKGTLTKQLASALGDDALGDRVGVSVIDTVTGEQLFAADPDTAVTPASTTKIITCSAALAALGPDTRFSTRAVQGSAPGNVVLVGGGDPLLAGPTAKQDGYPKQAGLATLAARTAATLKSQGVRKVTLSYDTSLFTGIAKAPGWKSNYIPDGEVAPVYALTMDVGRQDPRFRSPRVPNPPQYAADAFARLLTKQGIKVAKSVRQTKAPAGAAELGRVDSAPLYALVEHTLTHSDNDMAEALMRHVAIKEGQEASFKGGAKAVATVMQRLGIAQGVSLDDGSGLSIRNRISPNALAKAIALSGSPAHPGLHAVASGMPIAGFSGTLGNGRRFVGSDSRGQVGLVRAKTGTLNNVNTLAGLATTKDGRLVTYAFMADRVPVNAEPVLDRLAAIVARS